One Gossypium hirsutum isolate 1008001.06 chromosome A11, Gossypium_hirsutum_v2.1, whole genome shotgun sequence genomic window carries:
- the LOC107962324 gene encoding alpha-crystallin domain-containing protein 22.3, whose product MSGDSPMASPLRSKNENGENNEHTSPQQLVLDVAPLNCVPYVGPTNPDDKSVSPEENTDDTETIGPAMIFLPSETTSEDLDSIVACTKHGVALTGAAATGTMGPIIGLVDIGVLEDSYYFRVSLPGVSPDKKDFSCDIESDGKVLIKGLTTTGEKLVVKNSQVFHMLTQNLCPSGHFTVSFELPGPVDPEKVTSCLANGLLEAVVKKR is encoded by the exons ATGTCAGGTGACTCCCCAATGGCTTCTCCATTAAG GTCTAAAAATGAAAATGGTGAAAACAATGAGCACACAAGTCCCCAGCAACTAGTTCTTGATGTAGCTCCTCTCAATTGTGTGCCATATGTTGGCCCGACAAATCCAGATGATAAGTCTGTCTCACCTGAAGAGAATACTGATGACACAGAAACAATCGGTCCTGCTATGATATTTCTGCCTTCCGAAACAACCAGTGAGGATTTGGATAGTATCGTGGCTTGTACCAAACATGGAGTTGCTTTGACTGGGGCTGCAGCAACTGGAACAATGGGACCGATCATAGGGTTAGTGGACATTGGTGTATTAGAGGATTCGTACTATTTTCGTGTCTCCCTTCCTGGAGTATCACCGGATAAAA AAGACTTCAGCTGTGACATCGAGTCTGATGGAAAAGTGCTAATCAAAGGGTTAACAACAACCGGTGAGAAACTTGTAGTCAAGAACTCTCAAGTCTTTCACATGCTAACACAAAATCTATGCCCATCTGGACACTTCACTGTTTCATTCGAGCTACCGGGTCCTGTCGATCCCGAAAAAGTTACTAGCTGTTTAGCTAATGGATTGCTTGAAGCCGTTGTGAAGAAAAGGTAA
- the LOC121209454 gene encoding uncharacterized protein produces the protein MEKSIQFKSQILHYTTNSFLNPFLESTISLQAFNCSWKSPIFTVSPLLSPKTQIQKPIICARRSKRRKGSDRSTKLALELLSILASNLRILPQPLDLIVQNLVAADEEGLGFLNGFNGVRFKGWKKPTMRRRNGKKILGFLVILGSCILCLLFGKEISSDMLFGILGLIFFVFALIKEWRRGFKAWVFGVCCVGVSVGLGLRGNEAMKWIREIRVPSSSSSVMEIVRRGKKRSKWTF, from the coding sequence ATGGAGAAGAGCATTCAATTCAAATCCCAAATCCTTCACTACACAACCAATAGTTTCTTAAACCCATTTCTCGAATCCACCATTTCTCTTCAAGCTTTTAATTGTTCATGGAAATCTCCCATTTTCACCGTTTCTCCTTTGCTTTCACCCAAAACCCAGATCCAAAAACCAATTATTTGCGCAAGAAGAAGCAAAAGAAGAAAGGGGTCTGACAGATCGACAAAGCTTGCACTCGAGTTGCTGTCAATTTTGGCTTCGAATCTCAGGATCTTACCTCAACCGTTGGATCTGATCGTTCAAAATTTAGTTGCTGCAGATGAAGAAGGGCTTGGGTTTTTGAACGGCTTCAATGGAGTAAGATTTAAAGGATGGAAAAAGCCAACAATGCGAAGAAGAAACGGGAAGAAAATTTTAGGGTTCTTAGTAATTTTAGGGTCTTGTATTCTTTGCTTGTTGTTTGGGAAAGAGATAAGTAGTGATATGCTTTTTGGGATCTTAGGGTTAATCTTTTTTGTGTTTGCATTGATTAAAGAGTGGAGAAGGGGGTTTAAAGCTTGGGTTTTTGGGGTCTGTTGTGTTGGGGTTTCTGTTGGATTGGGATTAAGGGGAAATGAAGCAATGAAATGGATTAGAGAAATTAGGGttccttcatcttcttcctcagtGATGGAGATCGTAAGGAGAGGCAAAAAAAGAAGCAAATGGACATTTTAA